Below is a genomic region from Paenibacillus rhizovicinus.
CGTCATGGCGATTAACTTCCCGGCAGCGCTGCCGCTGTACTGGATTTTCAGTAACACGTATACGATTACGCAAAACTACTTCCTTTATGTTCGAAACTCATCGAAGAATAAGGAGAGTGTCCCCGCGAAATGAAGAAAATCATAGCATCGGGCAAAACGATCGAAGATGCTGTAAGACAAGGTTTAACGGAATTGCAAGTATCCGCGGAACGTGTGAACGTGACTGTGCTGGAGAAGCCGAGCAAAGGCTTTTTCGGCTTGATTGGGGTAAGAGCTGCGAAAGTTGAGCTGGCTCTGCTTCCAGAGGTGAGTCAGCCATCCGCGGTTTCAGCGCCGGTTGTTCCGGTCGCTGCCGCTCCGAAGGCAGATACGCCTGCGCCGGCTGCGAAGGATGCAAAAGATGCGATCCTTGAAACGGAACGATTCATTATTGAAGTGGCAGGAACGATGGGACTTGACATTACGATTGCTCGTCACGATTCAAGAGATGGATTGGTTCTCGCATTATCCGGCGGCGGAGATCTCGGCATGCTGATCGGCCGTCGCGGTCAAACGCTTGATGCTTTGCAATACTTGGTCAATATTGTGGCTAACCGTTATTCCAGCAGTCATCTTAGGATCGTGCTTGATGCGGAAGATTTTCGTCAGCGTCGACGTAAGACGCTTGAAGATTTATCGGACCGCTTGGCGGGGCACGTCGTTCGGACTCGTAAAGAAGTGGTACTCGAGCCGATGGCGCCGCACGAGCGTAAGATTATTCATTCGCAGCTTCAGAATCACGCCAAGGTTAAAACGTTCAGCAAAGGCGACGAGCCCAATCGGCGCGTCGTCATCACGCTGAAGTAACAATGCATAGGTCTCACTTCGGCAATGGCTCTCTACGGTCATTGCTCGTTTTTTTATTTTGTGACAAGTTAAGAGGGAATAATCATGATGATACAAGACACGATTGCCGCCATTTCGACAGCTGTCGGAGAGGGCGGCATTGCCGTTATTCGGGTCAGCGGACCTGAGGCGGTGGAGGCTTGCGCGGCGGTTTTCCGCTCCAAGTCGAATATTGCCGAGGTTGATTCGCATACCGTACATTATGGTCATATTGTGGATCCAGCTTCCGGTGAAACGGTGGAAGAGATCCTGCTTACCATCATGCGCGGTCCGCGCTCGTTTACAGCAGAAGATGTCGTCGAATTGAGCACCCATGGCGGAGTGGTTGCCGTCAAACGCGTGCTCGAGCTGCTGTTGCGGTCCGGCGAAATCCGACTGGCTGAGCCCGGAGAGTTCACGAAGCGGGCTTTTCTGAACGGGCGAATCGATTTGACGCAGGCTGAGGCCGTCATTGACTTAATCCGGTCGAAATCGGACCGTGCTTTCACGGTGGCTTTGAAGCAAGCGGAAGGTATGTTATCCAAGAAGGTGAAGGCTCTGCGGCATGGGCTGATTGAGCTGCTAGCCCATATTGAGGTTAATATCGATTATCCGGAACATGACGTGGAGTCGATGACGAGCGCGTATATCCGGGAACGATGCGGAGAAGCGTACCTGGAAATCGAACGATTGTTAAAAACGGCTGCGGAAGGCAAAATATTACGAGAAGGTATCGTTACCGCCATTGTCGGACGTCCGAACGTAGGAAAGTCTTCGCTGCTTAATGCGCTGGTGCAGGAAAACAAAGCGATTGTAACCGACATTCCTGGCACGACGCGGGATGTAATCGAAGAATATATAACACTTGGAGGCATTCCACTGCGCCTGCTTGATACAGCCGGCATACGCGAGACGGCGGATGTGGTAGAGCGGATCGGCGTTGAACGCTCTCGATCAGCGCTAGAGGAAGCCGATCTGATTTTATTGGTTCTGAATGCGAATGAACCGCTGCATCCGGACGACCGGGAACTGATCGCGAAGATGAAGGGCCGTCAAGTCGTGGTGCTCTTGAACAAGACGGATCTGCCGATCGTATTAGATACGTCCGAGATTGAGGAGAGCTTTCCTGTCGAATCCATTGTGCGTTTGTCCGTGTTGACGGAGCAAGGGTTAGACGAGCTCGAGAATGTAATCAAGCGCATGTTCTTCGATGGCGAGCTGGAATCGGCGGATTTGACTTATGTCAGCAATGTTCGGCATATTTCATTGCTCAACCAGGCACGTCAATCGCTAAGGGATGCAATCGAGGCGACAGAAATCGGCATTCCCATTGATATTGTGCAAATCGACGTACGTACGGCGTGGGAACAATTAGGCGAAATGATAGGTGATTCGGTAGCTGAGTCATTGATCGATCAAATTTTCTCGCAGTTCTGTTTAGGTAAATAATATTGTCCGAAAGGCAAGGAGGGATAGAGGAATGGGATATCATGCAGGGGATTTCGATGTCATCGTTGTAGGTGCTGGACATGCTGGCTGTGAAGCTGCACTGGCATCGGCGCGGATGGGCGCTGAGACATTGCTGCTTACGATTAACTTGGATATGGTGGCGTTCATGCCATGTAATCCGTCGATCGGGGGTCCGGCTAAAGGTCATGTCGTACGGGAGATCGATGCGCTCGGCGGAGAGATGGGGCGTAATATCGATAAAACGTTCATCCAAATGCGGATGCTGAATACGGGTAAGGGTCCAGCTGTTCACGCTTTGCGTGCGCAAGCCGATAAATTTCTATATCAGCATTTCATGAAGCAGACGATCGAAGCAACCGATCATTTGACGCTGCGTCAGGGAATGGCTGAAGACCTCATTATTGAGGATGGCGCTTGCGTAGGCGTGGTGACGAAGACAGGTGCGGAATATAGGGCGAAGTCGATCGTAGTTACGACGGGTACGTATTTGCGAGGCAAGGTCATCATGGGCGAACTCATCTATGAGAGCGGACCGAACAATCAACAGCCTTCCATTAAGTTGTCGGAAAGCTTGCGCAATCTTGGTCTGCAGCTCGTGAGGTTCAAAACAGGTACGCCTCCGCGCGTGCACGGGGATACGATTGATTTCTCCAAGACGGAAATTCAGCCCGGCGACGAGAAGCCGAAGTTTTTCTCTTATGAAACGGAGTCCTCCGATAACGAGCAACTGCCTTGCTGGTTGACGTATACATCGGAAGAAACGCATCGCATCATCAATGACAATCTTCATCGTGCTCCAATGTTCTCCGGTGCGATCGAAGGAACGGGTCCTAAGTATTGCCCTTCAATCGAAGACAAAATCGTACGTTTCGCCGATAAGCCGAAGCATCAGATTTTCTTGGAGCCTGAAGGGAAGAGCACGTCGGAGTATTATGTTCAAGGATTGTCTACAAGCATGCCGGAAGACGTTCAACTAAGCATTCTTCGATCGATACCAGGTTTGGAGAAAGTCGAAATGATGCGCACGGGCTATGCTATTGAGTATGATGCGGTCGTTCCGACTCAGCTGTGGCCGTCGCTGGAAACGAAGCTCGTTCCTGGTCTGTTCACTGCCGGCCAAATCAATGGCACTTCGGGTTATGAGGAAGCGGCAGGTCAAGGGATCATGGCTGGTATTAACGCTGCTCGGAAAGTACAAGGGAAACCGCCAGTCATTATCGATCGCTCCCAAGGGTATATCGGGGTTCTCATCGATGATCTCGTGACGAAAGGGACGACAGAGCCTTATCGTCTGCTCACTTCCCGTGCGGAATACCGCTTGCTGCTGCGGCATGACAATGCGGACATGCGCCTTACGCCGACAGGCTACGAAATCGGATTAATCACCGAAGCTCGTTATAACAGGTTTACGATCAAGAAGGCAATGGTGGAGCAGGAGATCGAACGTCTCAAGACGGTGAGAGTCCGCCCTGATGAAGACGTGCTTGCATTAATGGAGTCCATCGGATCCGCACCGCTGCAACAAGCGACAGATGCACTATCCTTATTGCGTCGTCCGGAAGTGATGTATGAACACATTGAGCGTTTGTCACCTTCGTCCGAAGCGCTGACCGAGGATATGAAAGAGCAAGTTGAAATTCAAATCAAATATGCCGGTTACATCGAGAAACAGCAAATTCAGGTTGACCGGCTCTCTAAAATGGAGAAAAAGCGCATTCCGGATGACATCGATTATATGGTAATCACCAATTTGTCCAAGGAAGCGAAAGCGAATCTGACTACGATTCGTCCGCTTTCCATTGGTCAGGCTGCCAGAATTGGAGGCGTAACGCCTGCCGATATTTCCATCTTGCTTGTTTATTTGGAGCATTACAATAAGGTTTTAGCGGCACGGGGGTAAACATGAATTCGACTGAAACATGGTTTGCGGAACGGCTTCAAGAGCGGGGAGTGGCGTTATCGCCGCTCCAACTCCAGCAATTTCAAACCTACTACGAACTGCTCGTTGAGTGGAACGAGAAAATGAATCTAACGGGGATTACGGAAAGAGAAGCAGTTTATGAGAAACACTTCTACGATTCCGTATCGCTTTCCTTCTTCTTAAACATGAATGAAACGTCATCGATTGCCGACATCGGATCCGGCGCCGGCTTTCCTAGTTTGCCATTGAAGATTTGTTTCCCTCATCTCAAAGTGACGATCGTCGATTCGCTGAATAAACGCATTCAGTTTCTTCAGCATGTCGTCGAAAGGCTCGGCCTCCAGGATGTGTTTTGCGTTCATGGCCGTGCGGAGGATATAAGCCGATTGGCAGCTCATAGAGACAGGTACGATTTGGTTACGGCAAGGGCAGTAGCACGATTGAGCGGATTGAACGAGCTATGTCTTCCTTTTGTTCGCAGAGGCGGTGTCTTCGCTTCCATGAAGGGCGCTGATCCTGCAGAGGAAGTACAGGAGTCGAAACGGAGCTTGTCGGAGTTGAAAGCGAAGCTTGTGGACATCCATCATTTAAAGCTTCCATTTGAACAATCGGATCGCCACATCATCGTGATCAACAAACTAGCGGAAACACCAGCGAAGTACCCTAGAAAAGCGGGCCTACCTCTAAAACAGCCGATCGTTTAGCAATGAGAAATCGGATTGGAAATGTTTCACGTGGAACATAGCGATAACAGGATATTTGTTCGAATTGTGCAACTGTCAAGCAGGAAATCAACTTGCAGCCGACGAATAGTATAGAAACGACAAACTCGGCATTTTGAAATCGGGTGGTATGTTGACGCTATGAAAGAACAATTTTCTCGTTTATTCGGTTTGAGCGATCAAAAGAACCAGAGTCAGAATCTGGACGAAGTAAAGCAGCTTCCGATCGCTGACGTAGATACCAGTCCTTATCAACCACGGACTGTATTCGATGATGACCGTATTGAAGAGCTTAGTCAAACCATTCGGACTCATGGCATTATCCAACCGATTGTGGTTCGGTTACGCAATGGAAGGTACGAAATCATAGCCGGAGAACGTAGATTCCGGGCCGTAAAAAAACTGGGACTGGAGACAGTGCCAGCAATCGTTCGGGAATTCAATGATTCTCAGGCGGCTTCAATTGCATTGATCGAGAACCTTCAGCGTGAAGGGCTCACATCCATCGAAGAAGCGGTTGCCTATCAGAAGCTTATTGATCTGCACAACTTAACGCAAGAAAGCTTAGCCCAACGTCTCGGTAAGAGTCAGTCGACGATTGCGAATAAAATAAGGCTGCTCGGACTAGGCGAAACCGTGAAAAATGCATTAATGGAACGTAAAATCACGGAGCGTCATGCTAGAGCGTTGTTGTCACTGGACTCGGAAGAGTTGCAACTGAAAGTACTAGACGATATTATTACAAAAGAGCTTAATGTAAAGCAGACGGAAGCGAGAGTTGCTTTCTATAAAGAAACGGTCCAGAACACGGCGAAGAAGCCGAAAAGGATCTCGTTTACGAAAGATGTTCGAATCGCGTTGAATACCATTCGTCAATCCATTGACATGGTTTCGGGTTCCGGATTGCAAATTAAGACAAACGAACAGGATTATGATGATCATTATGAAATAGTGATCAAGATTCCTAAACGATAATAGTACTGCTGACAGCCGTCCGGTTATAGGGGACGGCATCGTCATTTTGTCTATCGGATTGGAAATATTTGTTTTGATAGACTGGGTGCTAGAGTAAGGCCGCATTTCATAATATAAGTCTTAATCAATTACGGTTTGCGAATAGGCTTATATCTTTCTGGAATGAAACGCTCTACCGTCAACAAATGGCGATAGCCGTTTCACCTTGTTCGGATTCATAAGTTATCAGCATAGAGGTGAACAGTTTGTCAAAAACGATTGCAATAACGAACCAGAAGGGCGGTGTCGGGAAGACGACGACGTCCGTAAACCTTGGCGCTTGTCTGGCTTCTCTGGGGAAGAAAGTGTTGTTGGTTGATATTGACCCTCAGGGCAATACGACGAGCGGAATCGGAATCAATAAGGCGGACGTTGCGCATTGCATTTACGATGTGCTTATTAATGATGTACATCCGAATGAAGCGACCTGCCAGACGAATATCGATGGACTAAATATCATTCCGGCTACGATTCAATTGGCTGGTGCGGAGATCGAGCTCGTGCCGACGATATCCCGTGAACAGCGATTGAAGAAATCGTTAGCGCTCGTGAAAAACCAATACGATTACATTCTGATCGATTGTCCCCCATCGCTAGGTATACTGACAATTAATTCATTGACGGCTTCGGATTCCGTTATCATTCCGATTCAATGCGAATATTACGCGCTGGAAGGTTTAAGCCAGCTATTAAATACAGTTCGTCTTGTGCAGAAACACTTGAATACGTCCCTTCAAATCGAAGGCGTGTTGTTGACGATGTTCGATGCGCGGACAAACCTAGGCATTCAAGTTATTGAAGAGGTAAAGAAGTATTTCCAACAGAAAGTGTACCAAACGATTATTCCGCGTAATGTACGCTTAAGCGAAGCGCCGTCACATGGACAATCGATTATTACGTATGATCCAAGGTCCAAAGGGGCAGAGGTGTATCTTGAACTCGCAAAGGAAGTGATCATGTATGAGCAAGCGGCTAGGTAGAGGACTTGATGCGCTTATTCCATCACTTTCTGTCAGCGAAGAAGATAAAGTGGTTGAAGTACCGCTTGCGCAACTGAGACCGAATCCTTATCAACCTCGGAAAACGTTTGATGACGATGCCATCAAGGAACTTGCGGAGTCGATCAAACAGCATGGCGTCATTCAGCCAATCATCGTCCGCACCGTTCTGAAGGGTTATGAGATCATTGCGGGCGAACGTCGTTTCCGGGCATCTCAGCTTTGCGGTAATCCAACGATCCCTGCCGTAGTGAGAAATTTCTCCGATCAACAGGTCATGGAAATCGCTTTGATTGAAAACTTGCAGCGTGAGGATCTGAATGCAATTGAACTTTCTCTTGCTTATCAGGCGCTTATGGACAAGTTCAATCTGACGCAGGAAGAACTTTCTATGAAGGTGGGCAAGTCGAGGTCGCATATCGCAAACTTCCTTAGACTGTTGTCGCTGCCAGAAGAGATCAAAGATAATGTTTCACGTGGAACATTATCCATGGGTCACGCAAGAGCGATTGTTGGTGTGAAGGAAGATCAGCGAAAGAAAGAATTGGCTGATCTTACGATCGCAAACGACTGGAGTGTAAGGCAGCTTGAGGAAGCGATCAAAAACTTAGGTCAACCGGAACCGGTCAAACCGAAAGACACGACCTCGAATAAGAAGAAAGATCCTTATATTAATGAGGTGGAAGAGTCGCTTCGCGAACGTTTCAAAACAACGGTTAAAATCAAACAGCAAAAAGATAAAGGTCGCATCGAGCTAATGTATTATAACAAGCAGGATTTGGAACGCTTGCTCGAACTGTTACAGCAATTATCATAATCCGATACTCACTCCTTAAATAGCATACTTGATTGGCGGGATTTGAAGCAGGCCTGCCAATCAAGTATGCTATTGTTAGGATATAGAGGAAGGGGGCGGGAGAATGGTGGAAGTTAAGGGCGATCGACCATTCATTTACTTGGATCATGCAGCAACTTCATGGCCGAAACCTGCTGCAGTAATAGAAGCGGTTAGGGAAGCGATGGAGCATGATAGTGCGAATCCGGGTCGCGGCAGCCATGCGATGGCCGTGAGAGCGAGTCGTATATTGTTTGATACGCGTAAGTCGTTAGCTAAACTGCTTGCCGTCAAAAATCCGAACGATATCGCATTTGCATTGAATACGTCGATGGCGCTGAATACTGTGATTAAGGGATTCCTTAAGCCCGGCGATCATGTAATTGCAACTGCTATTGAACATAACTCGGTGCGCAGGCCGCTTGAATATTTGAAGAAACTTGGGATCATCGATGTTACCTATGTAGAACCGGATGAGCGGGGGCAGTTAGATGCTAAACAAGTAGGACTGGCGTTTCGGCCGAATACCAAATTAGCGGTGGTCAGTCATAGTTCGAATTTATTGGGTTCTATATTGCCCGTTGCGGACATCGGAGAATTGACAAGGCGGAACGGTGTCAAACTGCTGGTGGATGCGGCGCAGACAGCGGGAATTATGGACATCGACGTGGAAGGCATGGGGATTGACTTCCTTGCTTTTCCGGGCCACAAAGGGCTTCTGGGGCCGCAAGGCACAGGTGGGCTGTATATACACCCTGATGTCGATTTGGAGCCTCTGCTGCACGGTGGGACGGGCAGTCAATCGGAATCCATTGAACAGCCCTCGGTAAGGCCGGATCGCTACGAAGCAGGGACGCAAAACACCGCCGGAATCAGCGGGCTTGGAGCCGGGGTCAAGTATGTCCTGCATGAGACGGTTCAAAAGATCCATAATAAAGAATGGGCATTGACGCAGAACATAATGGAGGGATTAGGTGCCCTGAAGAACGTTCGTCTTCTTGGGCCTGAGCTGGGCCAACCGAGAACGGGAATCGTGTCATTCGTTATTGATGGCGCAGATCCATCGGAAATCGGATTTATTTTGGACCAGCACTATAACATAGCGGTACGCACGGGGTTTCATTGTACGCCGCTCGCTCATGAAACTGCGGGAACGTTGGAGACGGGAGCGGTTCGTGCGAGCGTGGGGTGCTTTACGACTTCGCAAGAGGTGGAGGCCTTTGTGGAGGCTGTGAAAGAAATCGTTCAACACTACAGCTAAGAAAGCACGGAATGGGAGAGAAACACTTACATGGATCAATGGATTGAAAGGCCGTTCGATTGGGTGTCGGTTGGCCTGCTTGTAGTCGTCTTACTATTGCTTATTCGTAATTTCGTGTTGGGCAGCAAGTTGAAGAAACTGAGAAAGAACTATACGCAGTTCATGAACGGTACTGGGGTGGAGGGTCTGGAAGATGTCATCATACAGATCAAGGATCAGCTGCAGAGGCAAGAGGAACAGCAACGCAGCTTGAAACAGACGGTTACCGGATTGAGCGAGACGTTAAAGAGGAAGAAAGGCAACATCGGCATTCATCGCTACAATGCATTTGCAGATCGCGGAAGCGACTTAAGCTTCTCGGTTGCCCTTGTTAATGACGAGAAGGATGGTATGGTGCTTAGCGGTATTCACGGGCGCGATGAAACATTCGTCTATGCAAAGCCCCTAAAAGAGGGACAGTCGGCGTATGCGTTAACTCCCGAAGAAATCGAAGCGATCAATCTGGCCTTGCAACAGGAAAAGTAGCCGGACGCGTGCACTTCATGATGGAAGAAAATAAGCTGTGCGCGATAATATCGGACATTCGCATGACAAGATGGAGACGCGTATTCTGAAGGACGAAATATTCCATGAAGCCTCCCACGTTGACGATGCCGGTAATATGGATGTCGCCGACCGGTGGCAGATCTTTGTTTACTCCGGCGCCAGGCCGAACGGGACCTGTACCAACTTGAATGCAGCCAACGCTTGCCGCTTGGCCGAGGCAGGCATCGATGCCGATTACAAAAGGCTTGCGAACATGCTTGTTGATGTCGATCAGCGTCTCATCCAAGTTCATTGCGTGGACCGGTTCTTCCAGCGTGCCGTACAAGTCAAAGAATGGACTTCTGTATTTGCTCAGCGAAGTGCCGACAAGCGGACCAAGGGAATCGCCGGTTGAGCGGTCGGTGCCAACGCATACGACGACAATTCGGCGATCAGAAGAAACGTTATCGAGCAGATACGTCATGCGATTGATAAGCAGTCCGGTGATGTTAGGCTCCGTATAAGGTACTTTGAGCGGCGTTTCTTTCATCCCTGGCAGTTTCATAGATTCCCCTCCCGCAAAGCTCTATGAATAATCGGCAGCGCAGCAGACCAGCATCTAGATTTAATAGATTGTGCTGCGCGTACGCTTGGTTACTAGTATATGGATGGGACAACCATTTTATACTTGCCTGCGCAGGGGATCTTCAATAAAATCAGTCAGGAGGCGAGAAGCGTGCTGATCGCGTTTGACTCCACCCAGCAGGCGCTGCGTGCAGAGATGCTATTAGAATACGCGGAAATTGAAATAGATATCTGTCCGACACCGAAACAAATCACGGCCGGATGTGCACTATCAATTCATTTTCCGGAAGAAGATTTGTTAGCCGTTCATGAGGTTATCGTGCAGGAACGCGTTGAAATTCGAGGAATATTCAAGCAAATCGAAGACCAATATGAGGCTGTCGATATATAGAGAAGAACGACAGTAACGTGGGATAAGAGGAGGAGCGGAT
It encodes:
- the jag gene encoding RNA-binding cell elongation regulator Jag/EloR, encoding MKKIIASGKTIEDAVRQGLTELQVSAERVNVTVLEKPSKGFFGLIGVRAAKVELALLPEVSQPSAVSAPVVPVAAAPKADTPAPAAKDAKDAILETERFIIEVAGTMGLDITIARHDSRDGLVLALSGGGDLGMLIGRRGQTLDALQYLVNIVANRYSSSHLRIVLDAEDFRQRRRKTLEDLSDRLAGHVVRTRKEVVLEPMAPHERKIIHSQLQNHAKVKTFSKGDEPNRRVVITLK
- the mnmE gene encoding tRNA uridine-5-carboxymethylaminomethyl(34) synthesis GTPase MnmE, which translates into the protein MIQDTIAAISTAVGEGGIAVIRVSGPEAVEACAAVFRSKSNIAEVDSHTVHYGHIVDPASGETVEEILLTIMRGPRSFTAEDVVELSTHGGVVAVKRVLELLLRSGEIRLAEPGEFTKRAFLNGRIDLTQAEAVIDLIRSKSDRAFTVALKQAEGMLSKKVKALRHGLIELLAHIEVNIDYPEHDVESMTSAYIRERCGEAYLEIERLLKTAAEGKILREGIVTAIVGRPNVGKSSLLNALVQENKAIVTDIPGTTRDVIEEYITLGGIPLRLLDTAGIRETADVVERIGVERSRSALEEADLILLVLNANEPLHPDDRELIAKMKGRQVVVLLNKTDLPIVLDTSEIEESFPVESIVRLSVLTEQGLDELENVIKRMFFDGELESADLTYVSNVRHISLLNQARQSLRDAIEATEIGIPIDIVQIDVRTAWEQLGEMIGDSVAESLIDQIFSQFCLGK
- the mnmG gene encoding tRNA uridine-5-carboxymethylaminomethyl(34) synthesis enzyme MnmG: MGYHAGDFDVIVVGAGHAGCEAALASARMGAETLLLTINLDMVAFMPCNPSIGGPAKGHVVREIDALGGEMGRNIDKTFIQMRMLNTGKGPAVHALRAQADKFLYQHFMKQTIEATDHLTLRQGMAEDLIIEDGACVGVVTKTGAEYRAKSIVVTTGTYLRGKVIMGELIYESGPNNQQPSIKLSESLRNLGLQLVRFKTGTPPRVHGDTIDFSKTEIQPGDEKPKFFSYETESSDNEQLPCWLTYTSEETHRIINDNLHRAPMFSGAIEGTGPKYCPSIEDKIVRFADKPKHQIFLEPEGKSTSEYYVQGLSTSMPEDVQLSILRSIPGLEKVEMMRTGYAIEYDAVVPTQLWPSLETKLVPGLFTAGQINGTSGYEEAAGQGIMAGINAARKVQGKPPVIIDRSQGYIGVLIDDLVTKGTTEPYRLLTSRAEYRLLLRHDNADMRLTPTGYEIGLITEARYNRFTIKKAMVEQEIERLKTVRVRPDEDVLALMESIGSAPLQQATDALSLLRRPEVMYEHIERLSPSSEALTEDMKEQVEIQIKYAGYIEKQQIQVDRLSKMEKKRIPDDIDYMVITNLSKEAKANLTTIRPLSIGQAARIGGVTPADISILLVYLEHYNKVLAARG
- the rsmG gene encoding 16S rRNA (guanine(527)-N(7))-methyltransferase RsmG → MNSTETWFAERLQERGVALSPLQLQQFQTYYELLVEWNEKMNLTGITEREAVYEKHFYDSVSLSFFLNMNETSSIADIGSGAGFPSLPLKICFPHLKVTIVDSLNKRIQFLQHVVERLGLQDVFCVHGRAEDISRLAAHRDRYDLVTARAVARLSGLNELCLPFVRRGGVFASMKGADPAEEVQESKRSLSELKAKLVDIHHLKLPFEQSDRHIIVINKLAETPAKYPRKAGLPLKQPIV
- the noc gene encoding nucleoid occlusion protein, producing MKEQFSRLFGLSDQKNQSQNLDEVKQLPIADVDTSPYQPRTVFDDDRIEELSQTIRTHGIIQPIVVRLRNGRYEIIAGERRFRAVKKLGLETVPAIVREFNDSQAASIALIENLQREGLTSIEEAVAYQKLIDLHNLTQESLAQRLGKSQSTIANKIRLLGLGETVKNALMERKITERHARALLSLDSEELQLKVLDDIITKELNVKQTEARVAFYKETVQNTAKKPKRISFTKDVRIALNTIRQSIDMVSGSGLQIKTNEQDYDDHYEIVIKIPKR
- a CDS encoding ParA family protein, with protein sequence MSKTIAITNQKGGVGKTTTSVNLGACLASLGKKVLLVDIDPQGNTTSGIGINKADVAHCIYDVLINDVHPNEATCQTNIDGLNIIPATIQLAGAEIELVPTISREQRLKKSLALVKNQYDYILIDCPPSLGILTINSLTASDSVIIPIQCEYYALEGLSQLLNTVRLVQKHLNTSLQIEGVLLTMFDARTNLGIQVIEEVKKYFQQKVYQTIIPRNVRLSEAPSHGQSIITYDPRSKGAEVYLELAKEVIMYEQAAR
- a CDS encoding ParB/RepB/Spo0J family partition protein, translated to MSKRLGRGLDALIPSLSVSEEDKVVEVPLAQLRPNPYQPRKTFDDDAIKELAESIKQHGVIQPIIVRTVLKGYEIIAGERRFRASQLCGNPTIPAVVRNFSDQQVMEIALIENLQREDLNAIELSLAYQALMDKFNLTQEELSMKVGKSRSHIANFLRLLSLPEEIKDNVSRGTLSMGHARAIVGVKEDQRKKELADLTIANDWSVRQLEEAIKNLGQPEPVKPKDTTSNKKKDPYINEVEESLRERFKTTVKIKQQKDKGRIELMYYNKQDLERLLELLQQLS
- a CDS encoding aminotransferase class V-fold PLP-dependent enzyme, translating into MVEVKGDRPFIYLDHAATSWPKPAAVIEAVREAMEHDSANPGRGSHAMAVRASRILFDTRKSLAKLLAVKNPNDIAFALNTSMALNTVIKGFLKPGDHVIATAIEHNSVRRPLEYLKKLGIIDVTYVEPDERGQLDAKQVGLAFRPNTKLAVVSHSSNLLGSILPVADIGELTRRNGVKLLVDAAQTAGIMDIDVEGMGIDFLAFPGHKGLLGPQGTGGLYIHPDVDLEPLLHGGTGSQSESIEQPSVRPDRYEAGTQNTAGISGLGAGVKYVLHETVQKIHNKEWALTQNIMEGLGALKNVRLLGPELGQPRTGIVSFVIDGADPSEIGFILDQHYNIAVRTGFHCTPLAHETAGTLETGAVRASVGCFTTSQEVEAFVEAVKEIVQHYS
- a CDS encoding DUF4446 family protein — translated: MDQWIERPFDWVSVGLLVVVLLLLIRNFVLGSKLKKLRKNYTQFMNGTGVEGLEDVIIQIKDQLQRQEEQQRSLKQTVTGLSETLKRKKGNIGIHRYNAFADRGSDLSFSVALVNDEKDGMVLSGIHGRDETFVYAKPLKEGQSAYALTPEEIEAINLALQQEK
- the yyaC gene encoding spore protease YyaC, translating into MKLPGMKETPLKVPYTEPNITGLLINRMTYLLDNVSSDRRIVVVCVGTDRSTGDSLGPLVGTSLSKYRSPFFDLYGTLEEPVHAMNLDETLIDINKHVRKPFVIGIDACLGQAASVGCIQVGTGPVRPGAGVNKDLPPVGDIHITGIVNVGGFMEYFVLQNTRLHLVMRMSDIIAHSLFSSIMKCTRPATFPVARPD
- a CDS encoding DUF3343 domain-containing protein; this translates as MLIAFDSTQQALRAEMLLEYAEIEIDICPTPKQITAGCALSIHFPEEDLLAVHEVIVQERVEIRGIFKQIEDQYEAVDI